A genomic region of Pyrus communis chromosome 14, drPyrComm1.1, whole genome shotgun sequence contains the following coding sequences:
- the LOC137716373 gene encoding uncharacterized protein: MVGWQKHVQSLIRQVGKRVENYSTSSFSPCHFLKLQTPPSQTMSRPLYHYFQQLGISSSRNLLADLSAGVTPLPASDGEKGEEQDRKSPSGPSQVQFVLKGINQSPNKVNLVAKLVRGMRVEDALLQLQVTDKQAAKTVHQAIHSARADATYNHGLDPERLLVAGALVGKGFVGFRKN, translated from the exons ATGGTGGGTTGGCAGAAGCATGTACAGTCCCTAATCCGTCAAGTTGGGAAAAGAGTGGAGAATTATAGTacttcttccttttctccttGTCATTTTCTGAAACTCCAGACACCACCTTCTCAAACCATGTCAAGGCCCCTTTATCACTACTTTCAACAGTTG GGAATTTCCAGTTCAAGGAACTTGCTTGCAGATTTGTCTGCTGGAGTTACTCCTCTACCAGCATCAGATGGTGAAAAAGGTGAAGAACAGGACCGGAAATCACCCTCTGGACCTTCACAAGTTCAATTTGTCTTAAAGGGAATTAATCAG AGCCCTAATAAGGTCAACTTGGTTGCCAAACTGGTTCGTGGTATGCGTGTTGAAGATGCATTATTGCAACTGCAAGTGACAGACAAGCAAGCTGCAAAAACTGTGCATCAG GCTATTCACTCAGCCCGGGCAGATGCCACTTATAATCATGGGTTGGATCCAGAACGTCTTCTCGTTG CTGGGGCCTTGGTTGGAAAGGGATTCGTGGGATTCCGCAAGAACTGA
- the LOC137716228 gene encoding uncharacterized protein isoform X1, translating to MGMKELDMKKAFKLAIRSLLTPCSKQEFCQAFPNFTIAEQEHLHRLFIQVVASLHGNLEDEFQSACLETQVGTVLDTVEQIVEEQAMDPLSKDNYSCRTNLMDVARDLSTMKKDEIQNLTQRLGMAKQQNHHLRDHIQLLKKERVDLSGLEDAVEKLRSGSLMYGNVGQ from the exons aTGGGGATGAAGGAATTGGACATGAAGAAAGCCTTCAAGCTGGCCATACGTTCTCTGCTCACTCCCTGTTCCAAGCAG GAATTCTGCCAAGCATTTCCGAATTTTACAATTGCCGAGCAAGAACACCTTCATAGGCTTTTTATCCAG GTTGTCGCTTCTTTGCATGGAAATTTAGAG GACGAGTTTCAGTCAGCATGCCTTGAAACACAG GTGGGAACTGTTCTGGACACTGTTGAACAAATTGTGGAAGAACAAGCTATGGATCCTTTGTCTAAAGATAA TTACTCATGCAGGACTAATCTAATGGATGTTGCTCGCGATCTGTCCACAATGAAGAAGGATGAAATCCAGAACTTGACACAGAGGCTGGGAATG GCTAAGCAACAGAACCACCATCTTCGGGATCATATACAACttttaaagaaagaaagggtAGATTTGTCAGGCTTGGAGGATGCTGTTGAGAAG TTGAGAAGTGGGAGTTTAATGTACGGAAATGTCGGACAGTAG
- the LOC137716228 gene encoding uncharacterized protein isoform X2, with translation MGMKELDMKKAFKLAIRSLLTPCSKQEFCQAFPNFTIAEQEHLHRLFIQVVASLHGNLEDEFQSACLETQVGTVLDTVEQIVEEQAMDPLSKDKTNLMDVARDLSTMKKDEIQNLTQRLGMAKQQNHHLRDHIQLLKKERVDLSGLEDAVEKLRSGSLMYGNVGQ, from the exons aTGGGGATGAAGGAATTGGACATGAAGAAAGCCTTCAAGCTGGCCATACGTTCTCTGCTCACTCCCTGTTCCAAGCAG GAATTCTGCCAAGCATTTCCGAATTTTACAATTGCCGAGCAAGAACACCTTCATAGGCTTTTTATCCAG GTTGTCGCTTCTTTGCATGGAAATTTAGAG GACGAGTTTCAGTCAGCATGCCTTGAAACACAG GTGGGAACTGTTCTGGACACTGTTGAACAAATTGTGGAAGAACAAGCTATGGATCCTTTGTCTAAAGATAA GACTAATCTAATGGATGTTGCTCGCGATCTGTCCACAATGAAGAAGGATGAAATCCAGAACTTGACACAGAGGCTGGGAATG GCTAAGCAACAGAACCACCATCTTCGGGATCATATACAACttttaaagaaagaaagggtAGATTTGTCAGGCTTGGAGGATGCTGTTGAGAAG TTGAGAAGTGGGAGTTTAATGTACGGAAATGTCGGACAGTAG
- the LOC137716574 gene encoding uncharacterized protein → MNRFSRSSIFASQIVRPNESNKQHLLPASQHFLAQRSSNRFFDIYKLANKAAIEKERARLSDELNRGYFADMSELKKHGGKIYVANKTIVPAMAAVKFPDLEVNYSDGKILKLPVRSNGNGNVAEANKLEVPKASLVCLSF, encoded by the exons ATGAACCGATTCAGCCGATCTTCCATATTCGCTTCTCAAATCGTGAGGCCCAATGAGAGCAATAAGCAGCATCTGCTTCCAGCTTCCCAGCATTTCTTAGCTCAAAGAAGCTCCAATCGTTTCTTCGACATTTACAAG CTTGCAAATAAAGCAGCTATAGAGAAAGAGCGTGCCCGGCT TTCAGATGAGTTGAATAGGGGGTATTTTGCTGATATGTCTGAGCTTAAGAAACATGGTGGGAAG ATTTATGTGGCAAACAAAACCATAGTTCCTGCAATGGCAGCCGTAAAGTTTCCTGACTTAGAAGTGAACTACTCTGATGGAAAAATATTGAAGCTGCCCGTTCGCTCCAATGGGAATGGAAATGTTGCTGAGGCCAACAAATTGGAAGTCCCCAAGGCATCTTTAGTATGCCTTTCATTTTGA